A section of the Delphinus delphis chromosome 1, mDelDel1.2, whole genome shotgun sequence genome encodes:
- the LORICRIN gene encoding loricrin, with protein sequence MSCQTKQPTPQPAVGSGKTSGGGGKSGDGGSGGSDGGSGKGVKSSGSCGSSGGGDHSAGGGSSCGGGFSGSDGSGGCRGGSGGKNSSGGGSSDQKVQGQSHGGVSSGASSGDGSSGCGSGGSQGVPVCHQTQQKQTPSWPCK encoded by the coding sequence ATGTCTTGCCAGACAAAGCAGCCCACCCCCCAACCCGCAGTGGGCAGCGGGAAAACCTCTGGCGGCGGCGGCAAATCCGGCGACGGCGGCTCCGGTGGTTCCGATGGCGGCTCCGGTAAAGGCGTCAAGTCCTCCGGGAGCTGTGGCAGCTCCGGCGGCGGAGACCACTCTGCTGGTGGCGGCTCCAGCTGCGGCGGGGGCTTCTCCGGGAGCGACGGCTCTGGAGGCTGCAGAGGAGGTTCCGGTGGGAAGAACTCCAGCGGCGGCGGTTCCTCCGACCAGAAGGTCCAGGGCCAGAGCCACGGAGGCGTCTCTAGTGGTGCCTCTTCCGGGGACGGCTCCTCCGGGTGCGGCTCCGGGGGTAGCCAGGGCGTCCCTGTTTGCCATCAGACCCAGCAGAAGCAGACGCCTTCCTGGCCATGCAAATAA